The sequence below is a genomic window from Zavarzinia compransoris.
ATCGCCGGCGGGGCCCAAACCAGCGTCCAGGACTGGCCGGGGCGCCTCGGCTTCTGGGATGTCGGCGTGCCGCCGTCAGGGCCGTTCGACGATCGCTCGTTCCGCCTCGCCAACCGGATCGCCGGCAATGACGAGGGCACGGCCGGCCTCGAAATCACCCTGACCGGGCCGACCCTGAAATTCCACCGCGCCGCCGTGATCGCGCTGGCCGGGGCCCGCCTGCCGGCGGCGCTGGACGGGCAGGCGATCGATTTCTTCGCGCCGGTAACGGTCGAGGCCGGGCAGACCCTGAGCCTCGGCCGGATTGCCGGCGCCGGCCAGCGGACCTATCTCGCCGTCCGGGGCGGGATCGACGGGCCGCTGTTCCTGGCTTCACGGGCCTGTTTCAGTCTTGGCCAGTTCGGCGGCCAGGGCACGGGCGTGCTCAAGGCGGGCGATACGCTTCACATCGGTGCCGCGAGCGCCGGCGAGCCGCGCCCGGCGACGGCGGCTGAAATCCCCGAGATCACGCGGGAATGGCGCATCCGGGTCCATTACGGCCCCCATGGCGCGCCGGACTTCTTCCAGCCCGCCGACATCGCGGACCTGTTCAACGAAACCTACGAGGTTCATTTCAACAGTGCCCGCACCGGCGTCCGCCTGATCGGGCCGCAGCCGCGCTGGGCGCGCAGCGACGGCGGCGAGGCCGGCCTCCACCCCTCGAACCTGCATGACAATGCCTATGCGATCGGCGCCGTCGATTTCACCGGCGACATGCCGATCATCCTGGGGCCGGACGGGCCCAGCCTCGGCGGTTTCGTCTGCCCGGTGGTGATCACGCGCGACGACCTCTGGAAGGCCGGGCAGTTGAAGCCGGGCGATACGCTCCGCTTCGTGCCGGCGGTGGCGGTCCCGGCCGTGGTCACCGCCGCCGACCTGCCGAGCCCGATCCTCGGCCGGCGCGACGACGGGCCGGTGCCGGTGGTCTATCGCCGGGCGGGCGACGATTACCTGCTGGTCGAATATGGCCCCATGGTCCTCGACCTTGCCCTGCGCCTGCGCGTGCATCTGCTGGCCGAGGCGGTGCGGGCGGCCCGGCTGCCGGCAATCATCGACCTGACGCCGGGCATCCGCTCGCTCCAGATCCATTACGACAGCCGGGTGCTGAAGACGGCCTATCTGGTCGATCTGCTGCGCGCCATCGAGGGCGGCCTGCCGGCGGCGGAGGATGTGACGGTGCCGAGCCGGATCGTCCACCTGCCGCTGTCGTGGAACGATCCTTCGATCCAATTGGCGGCACAGAAATACCAGGAACTGGTGCGGCCGAATGCGCCCTGGTGCCCGGACAACATCGAATTCATCCGCCGGATTAACGGCCTCGACAGCGAGGACACGGTCCGCAAGACGATCTTCGATGCCGCCTACCTCGTCTATGGCCTGGGCGATGTCTACCTGGGCGCGCCGGTGGCCAGCCCGGTCGATCCCCGCCACCGGCTGGTGACGACCAAATACAACCCGGCCCGCACCTGGACGCCGGAAAACGCGGTCGGCATCGGCGGCGCCTATATGTGCATCTATGGCATGGAGGGGCCGGGCGGCTACCAGCTCTTCGGGCGGACCGTGCAGATGTGGAATGCCTGGCGAAGCACGCCGGTGTTCCGGCCGGGCACGCCCTGGCTGCTGCGCTTCTTCGACCAGATCCGCTTCTTCCCGGTCTCGGAACGGGAACTGGCCGAGGCGCGCGAGGCGTTCCCCCACGGCCGCTATCCGGTGCGGATCGAGGAAACGGCCTTCTCCTATGCCGCGCACGCCCGTTTCCTGGCCAACAATGCGGCCGGGATCCATGCCGCCAAGGCCCGCCAGCAGGCGGCCTTCGAGGCCGAGCGGCAGGATTGGAAGGCGAGGGGCCTCGATACTTTCGCGGTCGACGACGGCCCGACCGCGGCCGCGGTCGAGGTCCCGCCGGGCCAGAGCCCGGTCGAAGCGCAGGTGACCGGCAATGTCTGGAAAATCGTCGTCCACGAAGGCCAGACGGTGGCTGCCGGGGATGTCGTGGTGATCGTCGAGTCGATGAAAATGGAAATGGAAATCAGGAGCCCCGTGGCCGGCCGCGTCGCCGGCCTGCGCTGCCAGCCGGGCCGCACGGTCCAGGCCGGGCAGATCGTGGCCCTGATCGAGGGAGGAATATGAGCATGGGCCTGCCCCGCGTGTTGACCATCGATTTCCTGCACCGGGCCTATCGCCTGGGCACCTTGACCCCGCTCGACGTGGTCGACGTGGTGATCGAGCGGCTGGAAAGCTGGCCCGACCCCGCCGTCTGGATCAGCCGCTTTCCGGCGGACGAACTGCGGGCGGCGGCGCGCGCGCTGATGGCGGCGGGCGGGCCTTCGGACGATCGGCCGCTGTGGGGCATTCCCTTCGCGGTGAAGGACAATATCGATTGCGCGGGGCTGGAGACGACGGCGGCCTGCCCCGCCTTCGCCTATCGCCCGGCGGCGGATTCGACCGTGGTCGCCCGCCTGCGCGCGGCCGGCGCCATCCCGGTCGGCAAGACCAACCTCGACCAGTTCGCCACCGGGCTGAACGGCACCCGCTCGCCCTATGGCGCGCCGCGCTCGGTGTTCAGCGCCGATCATATCTCGGGCGGGTCCAGCTCGGGCTCGGCGGTGGCGGTCGGGGCGGGGCTCGTCGCCTTCTCGCTCGGCACCGATACGGCGGGCTCGGGGCGGGTGCCGGCGGCTTTCAACAATCTCGTCGGCGTGAAGCCGACCAAGGGCATGCTGTCCACCGCCGGCCTGGTGCCGGCCTGCCGCAGCCTCGATTGTATTTCCGTCTTCGCGGCGACGGCGGGCGAGGCCGACTTGGTCCGCCGGATCGCCGCCGCGCCCGATGCGGCCGATGCCTATTCCCGCGCGGCGCCGGATGTCCTGCTGCCCACGGCGGGGCTGCGCGTCGGCGTGCCCGTGGGGGCGGAGCGGGAATTCCACGGCGATACGGCCAATGAAGCCCTGTACGAGCGGGCGATCGCGGCCCTGGCGGGCTTCGGCTGTTCGATTGTCGAGATCGACTATGCGCCGCTGCGCGAGGCGGCCAATCTTCTTTATAACGGCCCCTGGGTGGCGGAACGGCTGGCGGCGGTCGAGGATTTCCACGCCGCCCATGCCGACCGCATGGACCCGACGGTGCGGAAGATCGTCGAGGGCGCCGTCGGCGTTTCCGCCGTCGCCGCCTTCCGCGGGCACTACGAGCTTGAAGCCTATCGCCAGAAGGCCAAGGCGATCTTCGCCGCCGTCGACATCCTGCTTTTGCCGACCACGCCGCTGTTCCCCACCGTGGCCGAAATGCTGGCCGATCCGATCGGCCTCAATGCCAAGCTCGGCCGCTACACCAATTTCGTCAACCTGCTCGACTTCGCCGGGATCGCCGTGCCGGCGGGCTTCCGGCCCGACGGCCTGCCCTGGGGCGTCACCCTGATCGGGCCCGCCTTTTCGGATGCGGCCCTCGCCGTCTGGGGCGACCGTCTGCACAAGGCCCTGGGCGAGGGGCTGGGGATCGAGCGCGCGGCCGATCTCGCCGCGGCGCCGGCCCCGACGGGGCCCAAGGTCGACAGTGTCGAGGTGGCGGTGGTCGGCGCCCATCTCTCGGGCATGCCGCTGAACCACCAGTTGACCCAGCCGGGCGGCACCCTGGTGAAGCGCTGCCGCACCACGCGCGATTACCGGCTCTTCGCCCTGCCGGGCACGGTGCCGCCGAAGCCGGGCCTGATCCATCAGCCGGGCTTCGAGGGGCCGGGGCTGGAGGTCGAGGTCTGGTCCCTGCCGGTCGCCGCCTTCGGACAATTTGTCTCAGCCATTCCGGGCCCGCTTTGCATCGGCAAGCTCCTGCTCGACGATGGCAGCGCGGTTTCCGGCTTCCTGTGCGAAGCCCATGCCGTGCAGGGTGCCCCCGAAATCACCCAGCTCGGCGGCTGGCGGGCCTATTGCGCCGGGGCCTGAGCACCGGCGATTGTAATTTATGATGTTGCAGACGGCCGCTGGCGGGATTGCCCCCGGCGGCGGGGTTTTTGCTGATTTCGCGGTTGCGGAGGATCGGCACGGTCGCTATAGAGATGCTGTTGCAATTCATTCTCAAGTGCTGAGGGGCGACGGGTTCTCGCGGATCCGCGCCGGAGTAAACCGATGGAACCGACGACCCAAGCGCCAGCCGCGCCGGCTGCCACCCCCGTTCCGGATGCGGCGGCGGTTCCGGCCGTTCCCGCGGCCACGGATATGCCCGTGCCGGGCGCGACCGACCTTCTGCCCGTGCCGGGGGTGACCGACCTGCCGCCGGTGCCGGGCGCGGGTGCGCTGACGGACAACCTGACGGCGCAGGCGCATGAGCTGACGGTGGCGGGCCTGTTCATGCAGGCGGATATCGTCGTCAAGTCGGTGATGATCCTGCTGGTCCTCGCCTCGGTGGTGACCTGGGCGATCGCCCTGGAGAAGAGCCTGCGCCTGCGCCGCCTGAAGCGCGACGTGGCGGCGCTGGAAGCCGGGGTCGCGGCGCGCAAGGGGCTTGCGGTCGCCGAGGGGATCACGGGCCTGCCGCGCCTTGCGGTCGAGGCCGGCGCCACCGAATGGCGCGAACTGGCGGCCGAGGAGGTCGGCGAGCGCCGCGACCGCGCCGAACAGGCGATGCGCCTGACCGTGACCGAGAACCTGCGCGAGATCGAGCGCGGCCTGCCGTTCCTGGCGACCGTGGGGTCGGCCGGGCCGTTCATCGGCCTGTTCGGCACGGTCTGGGGCATCCTGAACAGTTTCACCGCCATCGCCAACAGCCAGGACACCAGCCTGGCGGTGGTCGCGCCCGGTATCGCGGAAGCCCTGTTCGCGACCGCGATCGGCCTGGTCGCCGCCATTCCCGCCGTCATGTGGTACAATGCCTTCTCGACCCAGCTGGGCCGGATCGGTGCCCGCCTGTCGACCGCGATCGCCCGGCTGGCCAATCAGATCGGCCGCAAGAAGCTGGTCGAGGCGGCGGGCGAATTGCGCCGCGCGGCGGAATAAGGCGGGCGGAGTATCACCATGGCAGGTGCGATGTTGCCGGGTCCCGGCGGCGGCGACGAAGGCAGCCTCTATCGTCCGGTCTCCGACATCAATGTGACGCCCTTCGTGGACGTCATGCTGGTG
It includes:
- the atzF gene encoding allophanate hydrolase, with the protein product MGLPRVLTIDFLHRAYRLGTLTPLDVVDVVIERLESWPDPAVWISRFPADELRAAARALMAAGGPSDDRPLWGIPFAVKDNIDCAGLETTAACPAFAYRPAADSTVVARLRAAGAIPVGKTNLDQFATGLNGTRSPYGAPRSVFSADHISGGSSSGSAVAVGAGLVAFSLGTDTAGSGRVPAAFNNLVGVKPTKGMLSTAGLVPACRSLDCISVFAATAGEADLVRRIAAAPDAADAYSRAAPDVLLPTAGLRVGVPVGAEREFHGDTANEALYERAIAALAGFGCSIVEIDYAPLREAANLLYNGPWVAERLAAVEDFHAAHADRMDPTVRKIVEGAVGVSAVAAFRGHYELEAYRQKAKAIFAAVDILLLPTTPLFPTVAEMLADPIGLNAKLGRYTNFVNLLDFAGIAVPAGFRPDGLPWGVTLIGPAFSDAALAVWGDRLHKALGEGLGIERAADLAAAPAPTGPKVDSVEVAVVGAHLSGMPLNHQLTQPGGTLVKRCRTTRDYRLFALPGTVPPKPGLIHQPGFEGPGLEVEVWSLPVAAFGQFVSAIPGPLCIGKLLLDDGSAVSGFLCEAHAVQGAPEITQLGGWRAYCAGA
- a CDS encoding MotA/TolQ/ExbB proton channel family protein produces the protein MPGATDLLPVPGVTDLPPVPGAGALTDNLTAQAHELTVAGLFMQADIVVKSVMILLVLASVVTWAIALEKSLRLRRLKRDVAALEAGVAARKGLAVAEGITGLPRLAVEAGATEWRELAAEEVGERRDRAEQAMRLTVTENLREIERGLPFLATVGSAGPFIGLFGTVWGILNSFTAIANSQDTSLAVVAPGIAEALFATAIGLVAAIPAVMWYNAFSTQLGRIGARLSTAIARLANQIGRKKLVEAAGELRRAAE
- a CDS encoding urea carboxylase; the protein is MFKKILIANRGEIAARVIKTARSLGIATVAVHSEADRFTAPVLAADEAVCLGPAPAKESYLRAEAIVEACLATGAEAVHPGYGFLSENAGFAEALAAKGIRFIGPRPEHLRDFGLKHTARALAEASGVPLLPGTGILLSADEAVAGAEAIGYPVMLKSTAGGGGIGMSLCHDADELRERFEAVQRMATSSFGDARVYIERFVSTARHVEVQIFGDGKGRVVALGERDCSLQRRNQKVVEETPAPGLSDDTRRRLHRAAVALGEAVAYESAGTVEFIYDVAREDFYFLEVNTRLQVEHPVTESVFGVDLVEWMIRQAAGDLVLPPQEALVSKGAAIEVRLYAENPQANFRPQTGRLTDVHFPRDARIDTWVETGTEVTPFYDPMLAKVIVTADDRDSAIDRLRAALAEARVWGIETNLAYLRAIAGSGLLRSGKVSTAALGSFAYDSPTIEVIAGGAQTSVQDWPGRLGFWDVGVPPSGPFDDRSFRLANRIAGNDEGTAGLEITLTGPTLKFHRAAVIALAGARLPAALDGQAIDFFAPVTVEAGQTLSLGRIAGAGQRTYLAVRGGIDGPLFLASRACFSLGQFGGQGTGVLKAGDTLHIGAASAGEPRPATAAEIPEITREWRIRVHYGPHGAPDFFQPADIADLFNETYEVHFNSARTGVRLIGPQPRWARSDGGEAGLHPSNLHDNAYAIGAVDFTGDMPIILGPDGPSLGGFVCPVVITRDDLWKAGQLKPGDTLRFVPAVAVPAVVTAADLPSPILGRRDDGPVPVVYRRAGDDYLLVEYGPMVLDLALRLRVHLLAEAVRAARLPAIIDLTPGIRSLQIHYDSRVLKTAYLVDLLRAIEGGLPAAEDVTVPSRIVHLPLSWNDPSIQLAAQKYQELVRPNAPWCPDNIEFIRRINGLDSEDTVRKTIFDAAYLVYGLGDVYLGAPVASPVDPRHRLVTTKYNPARTWTPENAVGIGGAYMCIYGMEGPGGYQLFGRTVQMWNAWRSTPVFRPGTPWLLRFFDQIRFFPVSERELAEAREAFPHGRYPVRIEETAFSYAAHARFLANNAAGIHAAKARQQAAFEAERQDWKARGLDTFAVDDGPTAAAVEVPPGQSPVEAQVTGNVWKIVVHEGQTVAAGDVVVIVESMKMEMEIRSPVAGRVAGLRCQPGRTVQAGQIVALIEGGI